From the genome of Sphingobacterium kitahiroshimense, one region includes:
- a CDS encoding sensor histidine kinase, with amino-acid sequence MRKILENKIIQEIALLIFSFILFTLNDWILILSWKGFLMGLVYFLILYIHAQVNRFFLLPILIKKNKAILYALSSTAILLVFAFILKEITENVIYKNCFLYKNLAQKTFHYQVGVLLGSLVCILGSIQFIEFYRFQRLKTRRELLSNQTQLSNLKKQLNPHFLFNTLNTIYGISLKFPERTSELIIKVSQLLRYQMESSDREFVSMDDEIDFISSYIELERERLGYRTKIDFDYQPEVGINNQIAPMLLITFIENAFKHGTCSIEDCYVAISIKIEKGTLYLHVQNSVPIKKRNVFSAKIGLENTVARLKLLYPNRYQLNTIANKDEFEISLVINL; translated from the coding sequence AAGATCATACAGGAAATCGCATTATTGATTTTCTCGTTTATCCTCTTTACTTTGAATGATTGGATTTTGATCTTAAGCTGGAAAGGCTTTTTAATGGGGTTGGTCTATTTTCTGATCTTATACATACACGCACAGGTGAACCGTTTTTTTCTGCTGCCAATTCTGATTAAAAAAAATAAAGCCATACTTTATGCGTTGTCTTCGACCGCAATACTCCTGGTTTTTGCTTTTATTCTAAAGGAAATCACGGAAAATGTAATTTATAAGAATTGCTTTCTGTACAAAAACCTCGCTCAGAAAACTTTCCATTATCAAGTTGGGGTATTGCTGGGATCGCTGGTATGTATTTTAGGAAGTATCCAATTTATCGAATTTTATCGTTTCCAGCGATTAAAAACAAGAAGAGAACTACTTTCCAATCAAACGCAATTGTCTAATTTAAAAAAGCAGCTGAATCCTCACTTTTTGTTTAATACTTTAAATACAATCTATGGGATCAGTCTTAAATTTCCGGAACGTACCTCTGAACTGATTATCAAAGTATCACAATTACTACGTTATCAAATGGAAAGCAGCGACAGGGAATTTGTTTCAATGGACGATGAGATTGATTTTATATCAAGTTATATCGAATTGGAACGCGAACGTTTAGGTTATCGTACAAAAATTGATTTTGATTATCAACCAGAAGTGGGAATCAACAACCAAATTGCACCGATGCTGCTGATCACATTTATTGAGAATGCTTTTAAACATGGTACCTGTAGTATAGAAGATTGTTACGTAGCGATCTCAATAAAAATTGAAAAAGGGACCTTATATTTGCATGTACAAAATTCAGTCCCCATAAAAAAAAGGAATGTATTTTCAGCAAAAATAGGTTTAGAAAATACGGTAGCGCGCTTGAAGTTATTATACCCTAATCGCTATCAATTGAATACGATTGCAAATAAGGACGAGTTTGAGATCTCCTTGGTCATAAATCTTTAG
- a CDS encoding helix-turn-helix domain-containing protein, producing MELYLSNNFEVLRLEMKVTNREFAAILGVREQVYSRIKKGEYPIGLTMKTRIENAFPKVNYDWLVHNSGEREKREFAVQSGSVSMMHVGNGKSIGYFSDEVKFMDENKNNIFFEVSPGRYLMQTKLVTEKAKAGYLSGFSDSEYMDDLPAHFITVNEFHRGIYRSFEVSGDSMTDGTDASVLDGDIVTGRLIKRELWQSKFHTHKYRYWVIVHRYEGVIIKEIIDHDVEKGILTLHSLNTDKDRYPDFTIILDDVDQIFNVVDISRSL from the coding sequence ATGGAATTATACCTAAGTAATAATTTTGAGGTATTACGATTGGAAATGAAGGTGACCAATCGTGAATTTGCAGCTATTTTAGGTGTAAGAGAGCAAGTCTATTCACGTATTAAAAAAGGCGAATATCCAATTGGTCTTACGATGAAGACGCGCATAGAAAATGCCTTTCCGAAGGTGAATTATGATTGGTTGGTGCATAATAGTGGAGAACGTGAGAAGCGTGAATTTGCTGTTCAGTCAGGTTCTGTTTCTATGATGCATGTGGGCAACGGTAAATCCATCGGTTATTTTTCGGATGAAGTGAAATTCATGGATGAAAATAAAAATAATATCTTTTTTGAAGTTTCCCCTGGTCGCTATTTGATGCAAACCAAATTAGTGACGGAGAAGGCAAAAGCGGGTTATTTATCAGGTTTTTCCGATTCTGAATATATGGATGATTTACCTGCACATTTTATTACGGTCAATGAGTTCCACCGTGGTATATATCGTTCTTTTGAAGTCAGTGGCGACAGTATGACAGATGGAACGGATGCAAGTGTTTTGGATGGCGATATCGTTACTGGACGTTTGATAAAAAGAGAATTGTGGCAATCTAAATTTCATACCCATAAATATCGCTATTGGGTTATTGTCCACCGCTACGAAGGTGTCATTATCAAAGAAATTATCGATCATGATGTTGAGAAAGGAATACTTACCTTACATTCTCTAAATACCGATAAGGATAGATATCCAGATTTTACGATTATTCTCGATGATGTTGATCAGATATTCAATGTCGTGGATATCAGTCGGTCGCTATAG
- a CDS encoding lysozyme gives MKIGQKGLQLIKDFEGWYSTPYRDPIGIATIGYGFTYYLPNRRKVKMDDPPLTRIEGEAMLLEILSNYENDVKRLLMKKLNQNQFDALVSFTYNLGATNLARSTLLKKINTNPEDTRIVEEFLKWNKAGGKILPGLIRRRQAESDLYFS, from the coding sequence ATGAAAATAGGACAAAAAGGATTACAACTAATAAAAGATTTTGAAGGTTGGTATAGCACTCCCTATAGGGATCCCATAGGTATTGCGACTATTGGCTACGGATTTACCTATTACTTACCTAACCGTCGAAAAGTGAAGATGGATGATCCACCATTAACCAGGATAGAAGGAGAAGCTATGCTTTTAGAAATTCTCTCCAATTATGAGAATGACGTTAAACGATTGTTAATGAAAAAATTAAATCAAAATCAATTCGATGCATTAGTGTCTTTTACTTACAATCTTGGCGCAACTAATTTAGCAAGATCAACATTGCTAAAGAAGATTAATACCAATCCTGAAGACACTCGTATTGTTGAAGAATTTCTAAAATGGAATAAGGCTGGAGGGAAGATTTTACCTGGTCTTATTCGCAGAAGACAGGCAGAATCAGATTTATATTTTAGTTAG
- a CDS encoding LytR/AlgR family response regulator transcription factor yields the protein MDKNRCIVVDDEPAAHYVLVNYIERSADLELVAQCYNAFEALEYLRNNRVDLIFLDIDMPEITGMEFLKMLDNPPKIILTTAYSEYALESYDYGVVDYLLKPISFPRFFKALQRFLSYNNSVIPSEDEPKTISIRMDGRLIDIKLSQIDFIQSFGNYVKIVTPAQTYLTAITTQQILKQLPASKFVRIHKSYIASINKVSKYEHGLVQINNMNLPVGITFRRELQEKLENT from the coding sequence ATGGATAAAAATCGCTGCATTGTGGTTGACGACGAACCAGCTGCACATTATGTATTGGTCAATTATATTGAAAGAAGCGCTGATCTGGAGTTGGTAGCCCAATGCTACAATGCATTTGAAGCGCTGGAATATCTGAGAAATAATAGGGTTGATCTTATCTTTCTGGATATTGATATGCCAGAAATTACTGGGATGGAGTTTTTGAAAATGCTGGATAATCCTCCAAAAATAATACTGACAACAGCATATTCGGAATATGCTTTAGAAAGTTATGATTATGGGGTGGTCGACTATCTATTGAAACCTATATCATTTCCTCGCTTTTTTAAAGCTTTACAACGTTTTCTATCCTACAACAATAGTGTTATTCCATCAGAAGATGAACCTAAAACAATCAGTATCCGTATGGATGGTCGGCTTATTGATATTAAGCTTTCACAAATTGATTTTATACAAAGTTTTGGTAACTATGTAAAAATTGTCACTCCAGCACAGACGTACCTCACCGCCATCACCACGCAACAGATTTTAAAACAATTGCCTGCCTCTAAATTTGTCCGCATCCATAAATCGTATATTGCTTCTATCAATAAGGTCAGCAAATATGAGCATGGTCTAGTGCAGATCAATAATATGAACCTTCCCGTTGGAATCACTTTTAGAAGGGAACTACAAGAAAAATTAGAAAACACCTAA
- a CDS encoding DoxX family membrane protein, with product MNQKYFQLFVRITVAIAFLSAVADRFGIWGNPGSKNVSWGDWGHFVDYSNTLNFFVSPAIGEVLAIIATGLEIVFSLLLLIGYKTKIISFASGLLLTIFAVSMTISVGIKPTFDYSVWISASACFLLGTLNGYSYSLDAYLINKSFKTKCLD from the coding sequence ATGAATCAGAAGTATTTTCAATTATTTGTTCGCATCACTGTGGCGATTGCTTTTTTATCGGCTGTAGCAGACCGGTTTGGCATTTGGGGAAATCCAGGAAGTAAGAATGTTTCCTGGGGAGATTGGGGACATTTTGTAGATTACTCCAATACACTTAATTTCTTTGTATCTCCTGCAATCGGAGAGGTTTTAGCGATTATAGCCACGGGTTTAGAAATTGTTTTTTCCTTGCTACTGCTTATTGGATACAAAACAAAAATAATCAGTTTTGCATCTGGTCTTTTATTAACAATTTTTGCTGTATCCATGACAATATCTGTGGGAATTAAACCTACTTTTGATTATTCAGTATGGATAAGTGCCTCCGCATGTTTCCTTTTGGGAACTTTAAATGGATATTCATATAGTTTAGATGCATACTTGATTAATAAATCTTTTAAAACGAAATGTTTGGATTGA
- a CDS encoding Dyp-type peroxidase: MDTNPQNVLDYTNNNTIFMVWNIKSVIEVKEIFKQLCALIINLNNSANVRFPNSGASVVMGISLEAWIKLDLPLPLPKEFEVFEQIKGSKHTAVSTRGDLHFHFRASENSYCIDTAAVISTLLQNIAVCVEEVHGFRYWDSRSILGFVDGTENPHGQERATFGIIGDEDPAYKGCSYLFVQQYLHNMSAWKSLPVSEQEKVIGRSKSDDIEMPDGVKPSNSHSALANVGDDLKIVRDNMPFGKVGTNEMGTYFIAYASSFITIKKMLNNMFIGVPVGNYDRILDFSTAKTGTLFFVPTFDMLDAFSD; encoded by the coding sequence ATGGATACTAATCCACAAAATGTATTAGATTATACAAATAACAACACCATTTTTATGGTATGGAATATTAAGAGTGTTATAGAGGTAAAAGAAATTTTCAAACAGCTCTGTGCTCTTATCATTAATCTTAATAATTCTGCAAACGTTCGCTTTCCAAATTCCGGAGCTAGCGTGGTCATGGGTATCAGTTTGGAAGCTTGGATTAAATTAGATTTACCTTTGCCGTTACCTAAGGAGTTTGAAGTTTTTGAACAAATTAAGGGGAGCAAACATACAGCGGTATCCACAAGAGGAGATCTTCATTTCCACTTCAGAGCGAGTGAAAATAGTTATTGTATCGATACGGCAGCAGTTATTTCCACACTACTGCAAAATATAGCAGTTTGCGTAGAAGAAGTGCATGGTTTTAGATATTGGGACAGTCGCAGTATTCTTGGATTCGTAGACGGTACCGAAAATCCGCATGGCCAAGAAAGGGCCACTTTTGGAATTATAGGTGATGAAGATCCCGCTTATAAAGGATGCAGTTATTTGTTTGTACAGCAATATTTACATAATATGTCTGCATGGAAATCTTTGCCTGTGAGTGAACAGGAAAAAGTTATTGGTAGGTCGAAATCTGATGATATCGAGATGCCTGATGGTGTAAAACCCTCAAATTCACATTCAGCACTTGCAAATGTGGGTGATGATCTTAAAATTGTTCGAGACAATATGCCTTTTGGTAAAGTAGGGACCAATGAAATGGGGACTTATTTTATTGCTTACGCCAGCTCGTTTATTACGATAAAAAAGATGCTAAACAATATGTTTATCGGCGTGCCTGTAGGTAATTATGATCGAATATTAGATTTTAGCACTGCAAAAACGGGTACTTTATTTTTTGTTCCAACATTCGATATGCTGGATGCATTTTCGGACTAG